The Candidatus Poribacteria bacterium genome includes a region encoding these proteins:
- the selB gene encoding selenocysteine-specific translation elongation factor produces MHQDRRHLIIGTAGHVDHGKTALVGALTGMETDRLQEEKERGLSIELGFAYFDLPDDSRAGIVDVPGHEKFIRSMLSGAYGMDIVLFVVDAKEGVQEQTLEHLAILDLLGISNGILVMTKSDLATADELSEATEMTQEMLIDTSLEGIPTVSVSAITGVGIEALKETIVKQVALATETEENDGIPRLYVDRVFTVQGFGVVVTGTLIGGLIHRDQRMVILPQGHAVRVRGIQVHNETASVAQAGQRTALNLSGISAQDLQRGDVLCPIEFSQVTDNIDVSMQVLSSFPRILEHWTRLRAYLGTREIFCRLILLVDDAILPGDTVQVQLRLEHPILTFRGDRIILRDFSAQYTVGGGEVINPFAPKHKRFTPETIDTLAEWEEVDDAQIVNTVLENSETLCVPESFLHYYLPQSQPNVNAILNNLEADGKIVRWDKSGRSPLVSDAVRTANTKEKIIETLTAFHLAEPLLAGQNASQLRRELRLDETGFEKLENRLIADGQLAKDGNLLRLASHEIQFSQEEETAKERLEQLFLEAGMNTPAFNELSTLFPEYTPQLLESTFYALLNLGQFVKIADNFFIHKTVFEEIQELLATYLRKNDTITVAEFRETAQTSRKYAVPFLEYCDSQNLTIRDGNIRRLHPRHRAT; encoded by the coding sequence ATGCATCAAGATAGACGACACCTCATCATCGGAACAGCAGGGCACGTTGACCACGGGAAAACCGCGCTCGTCGGGGCACTTACCGGTATGGAGACGGATCGACTCCAGGAAGAGAAGGAACGGGGTTTGTCTATTGAGTTAGGGTTCGCCTACTTTGATCTCCCAGACGACTCGCGGGCAGGTATCGTTGACGTTCCAGGTCATGAAAAATTCATCCGAAGTATGCTCTCCGGGGCTTACGGTATGGATATCGTCCTCTTTGTCGTCGATGCAAAAGAAGGCGTTCAGGAACAGACCCTCGAACATCTGGCGATCTTAGATTTGCTCGGAATCTCAAACGGTATCCTCGTCATGACAAAATCGGACTTGGCAACCGCTGATGAATTGTCGGAAGCAACCGAAATGACCCAGGAGATGCTCATCGACACAAGTCTTGAAGGCATTCCAACCGTGAGTGTTTCCGCAATAACCGGCGTAGGTATTGAAGCATTAAAAGAGACTATCGTCAAGCAGGTAGCCCTCGCGACAGAAACCGAAGAAAATGATGGTATTCCGCGGTTATACGTTGACAGAGTTTTCACCGTTCAAGGGTTCGGCGTTGTTGTGACAGGCACGCTCATCGGGGGATTGATTCATCGAGACCAGCGGATGGTGATTCTCCCGCAGGGTCATGCGGTGCGGGTTCGAGGGATACAGGTACACAATGAAACGGCATCTGTAGCGCAAGCCGGACAGCGGACAGCATTGAACCTTTCCGGTATCTCTGCCCAAGATCTCCAACGCGGCGATGTCCTCTGCCCCATCGAATTTTCACAAGTGACGGACAATATTGATGTGTCGATGCAAGTCTTGTCCTCATTTCCAAGGATACTTGAACATTGGACGCGTCTCCGGGCATATCTCGGCACTCGCGAAATATTTTGCAGATTAATCCTACTTGTTGACGATGCCATTCTACCGGGGGATACCGTCCAGGTTCAACTTCGCTTGGAACACCCCATTCTAACGTTCAGAGGCGACAGAATTATTCTACGCGATTTTTCAGCACAATATACAGTCGGTGGTGGTGAAGTTATTAACCCATTTGCTCCTAAGCACAAGCGGTTCACGCCAGAAACCATCGACACCTTAGCCGAATGGGAAGAAGTTGATGATGCACAGATCGTGAACACTGTCTTAGAAAATAGCGAAACCCTTTGCGTGCCAGAGTCCTTCCTCCACTATTATCTACCGCAGTCGCAGCCCAACGTGAACGCCATCTTGAATAACTTGGAAGCAGACGGAAAGATTGTACGTTGGGATAAATCGGGCAGGTCGCCTCTCGTTTCTGACGCAGTGCGGACGGCAAATACAAAAGAGAAAATCATAGAAACGTTGACAGCGTTCCATTTGGCAGAACCTCTCCTTGCCGGTCAAAATGCTTCACAACTGCGTCGAGAACTCAGATTGGACGAAACCGGTTTTGAGAAACTCGAAAACCGACTCATTGCCGATGGTCAACTCGCTAAAGACGGCAATCTTCTCCGATTGGCATCCCACGAAATCCAGTTTTCCCAAGAGGAAGAAACCGCAAAAGAAAGACTTGAGCAACTATTTTTGGAAGCCGGCATGAATACACCCGCTTTCAACGAACTCAGCACGTTATTTCCAGAATATACACCGCAACTGCTTGAATCCACGTTTTACGCGCTCCTGAACTTGGGACAGTTTGTCAAAATCGCGGATAATTTCTTTATTCATAAAACCGTTTTTGAAGAGATACAGGAATTATTAGCGACTTATCTGCGTAAAAATGATACAATAACCGTTGCGGAATTCCGAGAAACAGCACAAACTTCACGAAAATATGCAGTGCCGTTCTTGGAATATTGCGATAGCCAGAATCTTACGATCCGAGATGGCAATATCCGAAGATTGCATCCGCGGCACAGAGCAACATGA
- the lepB gene encoding signal peptidase I: protein MNNNNTQLSKWQKFRKTIVWEYTQVIVVALILVFGFIRPFVVEAFKIPSGSMEDTLLIGDRILVCKFIYGIKIPGTDIKVLDFHKPTRGDVFVFIPPHDRERNFIKRIVAVEGDTIETNGDTLYVNGEAADDGHYTKYMTFSHFRRGDFPPFRQPEYLPETEAFSDFDLTTSQFKRKFPEGKPFTVPKGMVFAMGDNRDQSSDSRSWGPVDVNDIKGQAFMVYWSFDSRPAKLWEVWKIVGSVRFNRIGKLIHAQP, encoded by the coding sequence ATGAATAACAACAACACGCAATTATCCAAATGGCAAAAATTTCGGAAGACAATTGTATGGGAATATACCCAAGTCATTGTTGTAGCACTCATTCTCGTTTTCGGATTCATACGTCCTTTTGTTGTTGAGGCATTCAAAATCCCCTCCGGTTCAATGGAAGATACGCTTCTTATCGGAGACCGGATCCTGGTATGCAAATTTATCTACGGCATTAAAATCCCCGGCACAGACATCAAGGTTCTTGATTTCCATAAGCCTACCCGGGGAGATGTTTTCGTTTTCATCCCACCCCACGATCGGGAACGAAATTTCATCAAACGTATCGTAGCCGTTGAAGGAGATACAATCGAAACCAACGGCGACACACTTTATGTAAACGGCGAGGCGGCCGACGATGGTCATTATACGAAATATATGACTTTTAGCCATTTCAGAAGAGGCGATTTTCCCCCGTTCCGCCAACCAGAGTATCTGCCTGAGACAGAGGCTTTTTCGGACTTTGACCTAACGACGAGTCAATTCAAGCGTAAGTTCCCAGAAGGTAAACCGTTCACTGTGCCGAAAGGTATGGTGTTCGCTATGGGTGATAATCGCGATCAGAGTAGTGATAGCCGCTCGTGGGGACCCGTGGATGTGAACGACATCAAAGGACAAGCATTTATGGTATACTGGTCTTTTGATTCCCGTCCAGCGAAATTGTGGGAAGTATGGAAAATAGTAGGTAGCGTTCGTTTTAATCGAATTGGCAAACTCATCCACGCACAGCCTTAA
- the lepB gene encoding signal peptidase I, whose product MNNTQKPWQSTKATPAKQQKLEKIGAHEFAKFILVVLILNFGLIRPFIVEAYRIPSGSMEDTLLIGDQILVSKFIYGVKVPGTDIKIFDFHKPARGDVFVFIPPHDDRHFIKRIVAIEGDTVETRDDTLYVNGKTVDDASYTKHLPFHQFRRDFPPFRQREYIPTGENFEDYTLTDSQFRRKFPQGNPFTVPKGMVFAMGDNRDQSSDSRFWGPVSVDDIKGQAFIIVFSVANRPVKLWEVWKMIGNIRFTRIGKLISSEPDSFSQ is encoded by the coding sequence ATGAATAATACACAGAAGCCCTGGCAGTCCACCAAAGCCACACCAGCCAAACAGCAAAAATTAGAAAAAATTGGAGCACATGAGTTCGCAAAATTTATCCTTGTTGTGCTGATTCTCAATTTCGGTCTCATACGTCCATTTATTGTTGAAGCGTATAGGATCCCATCCGGATCCATGGAGGATACACTGCTTATCGGAGATCAGATTTTGGTATCTAAGTTTATCTACGGGGTCAAGGTCCCCGGCACAGACATCAAAATTTTTGACTTTCACAAACCGGCCCGTGGCGATGTTTTTGTTTTTATTCCACCACACGACGATCGACATTTTATCAAGCGGATTGTAGCCATTGAAGGCGATACCGTTGAAACGCGGGACGATACGCTTTATGTCAACGGCAAAACTGTCGACGATGCAAGTTACACAAAACACCTGCCATTTCATCAGTTCAGAAGAGATTTCCCACCGTTCCGGCAGCGTGAATATATTCCGACGGGTGAAAACTTTGAGGACTACACTTTGACAGACAGTCAGTTCAGGCGTAAGTTTCCGCAAGGGAATCCATTCACTGTGCCGAAGGGCATGGTGTTCGCAATGGGCGATAATCGCGATCAGAGTAGCGATAGCCGTTTCTGGGGACCTGTCTCTGTAGATGACATCAAAGGACAAGCCTTCATAATTGTGTTTTCGGTCGCCAATCGTCCAGTGAAGTTATGGGAAGTATGGAAGATGATAGGCAATATTCGTTTCACGCGAATCGGCAAACTTATCTCTTCCGAGCCGGATTCGTTCTCCCAGTAG
- the selB gene encoding selenocysteine-specific translation elongation factor: protein MHQDRRHLIIGTAGHVDHGKTALVGALTGMETDRLQEEKERGLSIELGFAYFDLPDDSRAGIVDVPGHEKFIRSMLSGAYGMDIVLFVVDAKEGVQEQTLEHLAILDLLGISNGILVMTKSDLATADELSEATEMTQEMLIDTSLEGIPTVSVSAITGVGIEALKETIVKQVALATETEENDGIPRLYVDRVFTVQGFGVVVTGTLIGGLIHRDQRMVILPQGHAVRVRGIQVHNETASVAQAGQRTALNLSGISAQDLQRGDVLCPIEFSQVTDNIDVSMLCQKRRGIYRRMNQLDAHRVQLLYELPLSEMLIDFYPKLKSLTRGYGSLEYDIGAYKTEKLVKLDVLLNGNPVDALSTILPQDNAETRGKALVTKLKELIPRQMFEVPVQAAIGNKIVARETVRALRKNVTAKCYGGDVTRKRKLLERQKEGKKRLKQIGNVDVPQEAFTAMLATDE, encoded by the coding sequence ATGCATCAAGATAGACGACACCTCATCATCGGAACAGCAGGGCACGTTGACCACGGGAAAACCGCGCTCGTCGGGGCACTTACCGGTATGGAGACGGATCGACTCCAGGAAGAGAAGGAACGGGGTTTGTCTATTGAGTTAGGGTTCGCCTACTTTGATCTCCCAGACGACTCGCGGGCAGGTATCGTTGACGTTCCAGGTCATGAAAAATTCATCCGAAGTATGCTCTCCGGGGCTTACGGTATGGATATCGTCCTCTTTGTCGTCGATGCAAAAGAAGGCGTTCAGGAACAGACCCTCGAACATCTGGCGATCTTAGATTTGCTCGGAATCTCAAACGGTATCCTCGTCATGACAAAATCGGACTTGGCAACCGCTGATGAATTGTCGGAAGCAACCGAAATGACCCAGGAGATGCTCATCGACACAAGTCTTGAAGGCATTCCAACCGTGAGTGTTTCCGCAATAACCGGCGTAGGTATTGAAGCATTAAAAGAGACTATCGTCAAGCAGGTAGCCCTCGCGACAGAAACCGAAGAAAATGATGGTATTCCGCGGTTATACGTTGACAGAGTTTTCACCGTTCAAGGGTTCGGCGTTGTTGTGACAGGCACGCTCATCGGGGGATTGATTCATCGAGACCAGCGGATGGTGATTCTCCCGCAGGGTCATGCGGTGCGGGTTCGAGGGATACAGGTACACAATGAAACGGCATCTGTAGCGCAAGCCGGACAGCGGACAGCATTGAACCTTTCCGGTATCTCTGCCCAAGATCTCCAACGCGGCGATGTCCTCTGCCCCATCGAATTTTCACAAGTGACGGACAATATTGATGTGTCGATGCTTTGTCAGAAGCGTCGGGGTATATATAGGCGGATGAACCAATTGGACGCACATCGTGTGCAGCTGCTTTACGAACTCCCGCTCAGTGAAATGTTGATAGATTTCTATCCGAAACTTAAATCATTGACCCGCGGTTACGGTTCGTTAGAATATGATATCGGAGCATATAAAACCGAGAAACTCGTCAAATTAGATGTGTTGCTGAATGGGAACCCCGTGGACGCGCTCTCAACGATTTTGCCACAAGACAATGCTGAAACGCGTGGCAAGGCACTGGTGACCAAGTTGAAAGAACTAATTCCGCGTCAAATGTTTGAAGTCCCGGTTCAAGCCGCAATCGGCAACAAGATTGTTGCACGCGAAACAGTGCGAGCACTCCGAAAAAACGTTACCGCGAAATGCTACGGCGGTGATGTGACGCGAAAACGGAAATTGCTTGAAAGACAGAAAGAGGGCAAAAAACGGCTCAAACAGATCGGCAACGTCGATGTTCCACAAGAAGCGTTTACCGCAATGCTTGCAACTGATGAGTAA
- the lepA gene encoding elongation factor 4: MPTNLENIRNFCILGHIDHGKSTLSDRLLEHTNTLTERDMREQVLDLMDLERERGITIKATAVKLHYPAADGNRYELNLIDTPGHVDFTYEVSRSLAACEGAILIVDAAQGVEAQTLANAYLAIDNDLEIIPVVNKIDLPTAQPDEARRQIEEVIGIPADEALLVSAKMGTGIPAILEAVINRIPAPVGAPEAPLKALVLDSVYNNYRGAIMYTRIFEGSVKPGEKIQLMETKRSYEVEEVGIFTPEMQPTPELRTGAVGYLIAGIREIDKAKIGDTITHHTKPTATPLPGYREMKPLVFSGLYPADTNQFHALREALDKLRLNDSSFNFEPETSVALGFGFRCGFLGLLHMEIIHERLEREFGLALVRTAPSVMYRVYLKTGGYVPVDNPAHLPEPNNIERIEEPYVNIDIIVPRDYIGNAMELCQKRRGIYRRMNQLDAHRVQLLYELPLSEMLIDFYPKLKSLTRGYGSLEYDIGAYKTEKLVKLDVLLNGNPVDALSTILPQDNAETRGKALVTKLKELIPRQMFEVPVQAAIGNKIVARETVRALRKNVTAKCYGGDVTRKRKLLERQKEGKKRLKQIGNVDVPQEAFTAMLATDE, encoded by the coding sequence ATGCCAACGAATCTTGAAAACATACGGAATTTCTGCATTTTAGGGCACATCGATCACGGAAAAAGCACGCTGAGCGATAGACTCCTCGAGCACACGAACACGCTCACTGAGCGCGATATGCGTGAACAGGTGCTGGACCTGATGGATTTAGAGCGTGAACGCGGGATTACCATTAAAGCAACAGCTGTCAAACTCCATTACCCCGCCGCTGACGGAAACCGCTACGAACTCAACCTGATCGATACACCCGGACACGTCGATTTTACATACGAGGTCTCCCGTAGCCTCGCGGCGTGCGAAGGTGCAATTCTCATCGTTGATGCCGCGCAAGGTGTCGAAGCGCAAACCTTAGCAAACGCTTACCTCGCGATTGACAATGATCTTGAGATTATCCCCGTCGTCAATAAAATCGATCTACCCACCGCACAACCCGATGAAGCCCGACGGCAGATAGAAGAAGTCATCGGTATCCCTGCCGACGAAGCACTTCTCGTTAGTGCGAAAATGGGAACCGGTATCCCCGCAATATTAGAAGCAGTTATCAACCGAATCCCCGCACCTGTCGGCGCGCCTGAAGCCCCTTTAAAGGCACTCGTGCTTGACTCCGTCTATAACAACTATCGCGGGGCCATCATGTACACACGCATCTTCGAGGGGAGTGTGAAGCCAGGCGAAAAGATTCAACTCATGGAAACGAAACGCTCCTATGAAGTTGAGGAGGTAGGCATCTTCACACCAGAAATGCAACCGACCCCTGAACTCCGCACGGGTGCTGTCGGCTACCTCATCGCCGGCATCCGAGAGATCGACAAAGCGAAAATCGGGGATACAATCACACATCACACGAAACCGACAGCAACACCCCTTCCCGGTTATCGAGAAATGAAACCGCTTGTATTCAGCGGTCTCTATCCGGCAGACACAAACCAGTTCCATGCCCTGCGCGAGGCACTCGATAAACTCCGGCTCAACGATTCCTCCTTCAATTTTGAACCTGAGACCTCCGTCGCCCTGGGCTTCGGATTTCGGTGTGGTTTTCTCGGTTTGCTTCACATGGAAATTATTCATGAACGTCTCGAACGGGAATTCGGACTCGCGCTTGTACGAACTGCGCCGAGTGTGATGTATCGAGTTTACCTGAAAACGGGTGGCTATGTGCCGGTCGACAATCCAGCACATCTCCCAGAACCAAATAACATCGAACGAATTGAAGAACCGTATGTCAATATTGACATTATCGTTCCTCGCGACTATATTGGAAATGCGATGGAACTTTGTCAGAAGCGTCGGGGTATATATAGGCGGATGAACCAATTGGACGCACATCGTGTGCAGCTGCTTTACGAACTCCCGCTCAGTGAAATGTTGATAGATTTCTATCCGAAACTTAAATCATTGACCCGCGGTTACGGTTCGTTAGAATATGATATCGGAGCATATAAAACCGAGAAACTCGTCAAATTAGATGTGTTGCTGAATGGGAACCCCGTGGACGCGCTCTCAACGATTTTGCCACAAGACAATGCTGAAACGCGTGGCAAGGCACTGGTGACCAAGTTGAAAGAACTAATTCCGCGTCAAATGTTTGAAGTCCCGGTTCAAGCCGCAATCGGCAACAAGATTGTTGCACGCGAAACAGTGCGAGCACTCCGAAAAAACGTTACCGCGAAATGCTACGGCGGTGATGTGACGCGAAAACGGAAATTGCTTGAAAGACAGAAAGAGGGCAAAAAACGGCTCAAACAGATCGGCAACGTCGATGTTCCACAAGAAGCGTTTACCGCAATGCTTGCAACTGATGAGTAA
- a CDS encoding AAA family ATPase has protein sequence MYLKEIYLENTGPISKCHVELPFNEENPLPIVIVGPNGSGKSIFLSYIVDALTEFARTAFRNFRSNFRTVNQHAIRSGEQFSLSLLRFETTDGESFYCEKVGALDPSNYPPDFKSRFDSVWDCLDGEDDKKVSIDKDIVNSEMEENAHAFFSARRYENPDWLYNTSVEMGLSSSITRSNRQLDKPIQVETCASENISWILDVFLDSFINPELAPEVPRALDPEMQLSPSSSPKILELRERYTLGITRQNIESILRTILQDKNAELSLNLRDAVPSRLAIQLTNGQRIPNLQSLSEGQSQLFHLFATIIRYGERADINVSTRLDEITGLVVIDEIDTHLHTTLQHDIVPQLIKLFPKVQFILSSHSPLFLLGMEQTFGADGLAIIELPEGISISSERFTEFGNAFEYYQDTESFKKEIEHRFANETKPLVLTEGSLDARYIQHVLELLGENELINSLDIEFVGIEDDNGKTHFGGDTWLNHFRNIFEANTSLYRRPILLLYDCDTRKENEQVGEDERLWIRSIKQNTENTKVKKGIENLFPIRFFEKEFEFREEYYSRRPKDDGGHVENLDKPKFCEWICKNGNKDDFAKFSSVVDILKEFVEAHQSHSIEQLTTE, from the coding sequence ATGTATCTGAAAGAAATCTATTTAGAAAACACTGGCCCTATCTCGAAATGCCATGTCGAGCTGCCATTTAATGAGGAAAATCCCCTCCCTATAGTGATTGTTGGGCCCAACGGATCTGGAAAAAGTATTTTTCTTTCCTATATTGTTGATGCGCTTACGGAGTTTGCCAGGACAGCCTTCAGAAACTTTAGGTCTAATTTCCGAACCGTTAATCAACACGCTATAAGGAGTGGTGAACAATTTAGTTTGAGTCTTCTTCGTTTTGAAACTACTGATGGGGAATCATTTTACTGTGAGAAAGTGGGAGCACTTGATCCATCAAACTATCCTCCTGATTTCAAATCCCGGTTTGATTCGGTATGGGATTGTCTGGATGGAGAAGATGACAAAAAGGTTTCAATAGACAAAGATATCGTCAATTCTGAAATGGAAGAAAATGCCCATGCTTTTTTCTCGGCACGGCGATATGAAAACCCAGACTGGTTGTATAATACGAGTGTAGAAATGGGATTGAGTTCTTCAATTACCCGCTCTAATCGGCAACTTGACAAACCGATTCAAGTTGAAACTTGTGCTTCTGAAAATATTTCTTGGATATTAGATGTTTTTCTGGACTCCTTTATAAATCCAGAGTTAGCACCGGAAGTTCCACGTGCGTTAGACCCTGAGATGCAATTAAGCCCCTCAAGTTCTCCAAAAATCTTGGAATTACGAGAACGATATACCCTCGGAATAACTCGGCAGAATATTGAAAGTATATTGCGAACAATACTTCAAGATAAAAATGCGGAGTTATCTTTGAACCTTCGGGATGCCGTGCCATCAAGACTTGCCATACAACTGACCAATGGTCAGAGAATTCCTAACCTACAATCGTTATCAGAAGGACAATCTCAGTTGTTCCATCTTTTTGCAACAATTATTCGATATGGTGAACGCGCAGATATCAACGTAAGTACTCGCCTTGATGAAATTACAGGTCTTGTCGTCATTGACGAAATTGATACCCATTTGCATACAACTCTTCAACATGACATTGTTCCACAACTCATAAAACTCTTTCCGAAGGTTCAGTTCATCTTATCGTCTCACTCTCCACTATTTTTGCTTGGTATGGAGCAAACATTTGGAGCGGATGGACTTGCCATAATTGAATTACCTGAAGGAATCTCAATTAGTAGCGAACGGTTTACTGAATTCGGGAACGCTTTTGAGTACTATCAAGATACTGAAAGTTTTAAAAAAGAAATAGAACATCGTTTTGCAAATGAAACCAAACCTCTTGTTCTGACGGAAGGTTCATTAGATGCCCGCTATATTCAACATGTTCTTGAGCTGTTAGGGGAGAACGAACTTATTAATTCTCTGGATATTGAATTTGTCGGTATTGAAGATGACAACGGAAAAACACATTTTGGTGGAGATACATGGTTAAATCATTTCAGAAACATTTTTGAGGCTAATACATCGTTATATCGTCGTCCTATATTGCTCCTTTACGATTGCGATACTCGAAAGGAAAATGAACAAGTTGGAGAAGATGAACGGCTCTGGATTCGTTCAATTAAGCAAAATACAGAAAATACCAAAGTGAAAAAGGGAATTGAAAACCTTTTCCCAATAAGGTTTTTTGAAAAGGAGTTTGAGTTTAGAGAGGAGTATTATAGTAGAAGACCTAAAGATGATGGTGGTCATGTGGAAAATCTTGATAAGCCAAAATTTTGCGAATGGATTTGTAAAAACGGTAATAAAGATGACTTTGCAAAGTTTAGTAGCGTAGTAGATATTCTCAAAGAATTTGTTGAAGCCCATCAATCTCATTCAATTGAGCAACTTACCACCGAATAG